The genomic interval GCTGAGCTACCCGTCGATTTTGCCGTAATCCCGGCCACGGAATCGTCCCGTTACAGGTTGGCATCCTTGCCAGGCGTCTTCTCTACTTGGAAAGTCGATGAGCGGGTTGCTCCGCCACCGGGAAGACACGCTCCAAGTACTCCAGTTCGTCTTCTCGGGTCAGCAGTTCATCGTTTAATTTCGCCATGAAAAGCGCGTTCAGGATCTTGCCGTAAAGTGGACCGGGAGGATATCCCAAGCGACGCAGATCCTTGCCTTGAGTAGCCAACTTCATGCCTTTGAGCCGGTTGAAGTAGGTAGAGACCGCTTTCTTCAGGCTCTCCCGTTTCGTTCTTGCCATAAGAAAGAGAAGACTCTCGACTCCCAGGGGCTTCAGTAATCGGTAGATTTCACCGCGAGTCGGCTCCCCCCGAAGAGGCATCCTTCGAGGGATGTCCTGGCCGTCGCTTTTCGCTTTCAAGAGTTCATTGAGCACGGTTTTGGGCACCTCGAAACGCTTCAGCAAGTTCTCAAACTCCACGAGGTTCAGGGGATCGGCAAGGGCCAGAAGATGCACTTTCCATTTTTCGTAACCGTTCTCCAGGTAGAGGAGGTCGTACCAGTTCAGCACCACATCCACACGAAGAAAGAGATCTTCCACTTCGCTGTTGAACG from Deltaproteobacteria bacterium carries:
- a CDS encoding CCA tRNA nucleotidyltransferase; translation: VYESPASLPIVELSSIKLDLYRRDFTVNTLALQLNSRHFGTLIDFFGAQKDIKEKTIRVLHSLSFVEDPTRVFRAIRFEKRFGFKIGKLTQQLIDNARRIDVFKGLSGRRLFNEIKLMLSEQHPVLCIARMNEFELLPILHPGLAFNSEVEDLFLRVDVVLNWYDLLYLENGYEKWKVHLLALADPLNLVEFENLLKRFEVPKTVLNELLKAKSDGQDIPRRMPLRGEPTRGEIYRLLKPLGVESLLFLMARTKRESLKKAVSTYFNRLKGMKLATQGKDLRRLGYPPGPLYGKILNALFMAKLNDELLTREDELEYLERVFPVAEQPAHRLSK